A genomic segment from Idiomarina piscisalsi encodes:
- a CDS encoding M3 family metallopeptidase, producing the protein MRKTLLAVAIGAAVSLGACSDASKPSNTENGSAQAESSQEATAMNPFFEASSLLYQAPDFNAIEFKHFKPAFERGMKEHMEEIKAIATNSEEPTFENTIVAMEKSGAILGRVSSVFYNLSSSHSNDQIRELQAELAPKMASHSDNIRLNADLFARIKTLHEQRNDLDLDSEAKRLLEETYKEFIRAGAQLNDEQKAQIREINEQLSSLTNEFRDGLMSLTQETVVFVEDKEKLTGLSDSRIESLANAAKSRDKEGQYAIVLTNTTRQSILAELENRELRQEIWEASANRGTGNTETDQNPLVKQLVKLRADKAQLLGYNSWGDYVLETNMAGNPDAAKKMLRDLVPAVVSNVEREAAEIQAAIDADGKDFELKPWDWFYYAEKVRAEKYSLDSDEVKKYFEFNRVLEDGVFYAMGELFGITFEERKDIPVYQEDVKVYEVFDVDGSSLGLFYADYYARDSKRGGAWMSSFRTQSELMNQKPVILNNMNITKAPDGEPTFLSFDEVSTMFHEMGHALHGMFSDVTYPSLAGTSVSRDYVEFPSTFQEDWMLNEKVINNFAKHYETGEQIPQELLDKILAARNFNQGFDTLEYVAAALLDLEYHTVEPGTEIKDVQAFEKDALERNGVLVEAVPPRYRSTYFAHVFAGGYSAGYYAYMWSEVLAADAFKHMNNNGGLTLENGQAFRKEILSQGNSKDPMQQYIDWRGQEPTVEALLERRGLTDPSID; encoded by the coding sequence ATGCGTAAAACATTATTAGCCGTCGCAATTGGTGCAGCGGTATCACTCGGCGCTTGCAGCGATGCGAGCAAGCCATCAAATACTGAAAACGGTTCTGCACAAGCTGAAAGTAGCCAGGAAGCAACGGCAATGAACCCATTCTTCGAAGCCAGCTCACTGCTTTATCAAGCGCCTGACTTCAATGCCATTGAGTTTAAACACTTCAAACCTGCTTTTGAGCGTGGCATGAAAGAGCATATGGAAGAAATTAAAGCCATTGCGACCAACTCTGAAGAGCCAACGTTTGAAAACACTATTGTTGCCATGGAAAAGTCTGGCGCAATCCTTGGTCGTGTAAGCTCTGTATTCTATAACTTGTCTTCGTCACACTCGAATGACCAAATTCGCGAACTGCAAGCTGAGCTGGCGCCTAAGATGGCTTCACATAGTGACAACATTCGTTTAAATGCTGATTTATTCGCGCGCATTAAAACATTGCATGAACAGCGTAATGATTTGGATTTAGACAGTGAAGCGAAGCGTTTACTGGAAGAAACTTATAAAGAGTTCATTCGCGCTGGCGCACAGCTTAACGATGAACAGAAAGCGCAAATTCGTGAAATCAATGAGCAGCTTTCAAGCCTGACTAACGAATTCCGCGATGGCTTAATGTCTCTGACCCAAGAAACCGTTGTGTTTGTTGAAGATAAAGAGAAACTGACAGGCTTAAGTGACAGCCGTATTGAGAGTCTGGCGAATGCAGCGAAAAGCCGCGATAAAGAAGGCCAGTACGCGATTGTTCTGACGAATACGACTCGCCAGTCTATCTTAGCTGAACTGGAAAATCGTGAGCTTCGTCAGGAAATCTGGGAAGCGTCGGCAAACCGTGGTACTGGCAACACGGAAACCGATCAAAACCCGTTGGTTAAACAGTTAGTCAAGCTGCGTGCTGATAAAGCGCAACTTTTGGGCTACAACTCTTGGGGTGACTATGTTCTGGAAACGAACATGGCAGGTAACCCTGATGCGGCGAAGAAAATGCTGCGCGACTTAGTGCCGGCGGTAGTTTCAAATGTAGAGCGTGAAGCGGCGGAAATTCAGGCTGCGATTGACGCCGACGGTAAAGATTTCGAATTGAAGCCTTGGGACTGGTTCTACTACGCTGAGAAAGTGCGTGCTGAGAAGTATTCACTCGATTCTGATGAAGTGAAAAAATACTTCGAATTTAACCGTGTGTTAGAAGACGGTGTTTTCTATGCAATGGGTGAGCTGTTCGGTATTACGTTTGAAGAGCGTAAAGACATTCCTGTGTATCAGGAAGATGTAAAAGTTTACGAAGTCTTTGACGTTGACGGTAGCAGTTTAGGCCTTTTCTACGCTGACTATTATGCACGTGACAGTAAGCGTGGTGGCGCATGGATGAGCTCTTTCCGTACTCAGTCTGAGCTGATGAACCAGAAGCCGGTTATTCTGAACAACATGAATATCACCAAAGCGCCAGATGGTGAGCCGACATTCCTGAGCTTTGATGAGGTATCGACGATGTTCCACGAAATGGGACACGCGCTTCATGGCATGTTCTCAGATGTGACTTACCCTTCATTAGCGGGTACATCGGTATCTCGTGACTATGTCGAATTCCCTTCAACGTTCCAGGAAGACTGGATGTTGAATGAAAAAGTGATTAATAACTTTGCGAAGCACTATGAAACGGGTGAACAAATTCCACAAGAGTTGTTGGACAAGATACTAGCTGCGCGCAATTTCAATCAAGGTTTTGATACTCTAGAGTATGTAGCGGCTGCGTTACTGGATCTCGAATATCATACGGTTGAACCGGGTACTGAAATTAAAGACGTACAAGCGTTTGAAAAAGATGCGTTAGAGCGTAACGGTGTCTTAGTTGAGGCGGTGCCTCCTCGTTACCGTTCGACTTATTTTGCGCATGTATTCGCCGGTGGTTATTCTGCAGGTTACTATGCGTATATGTGGAGTGAAGTCTTAGCAGCTGACGCGTTTAAACATATGAACAACAATGGTGGTTTAACGCTGGAAAATGGCCAAGCATTCCGTAAAGAGATTCTGTCGCAAGGTAACAGTAAAGATCCAATGCAGCAGTACATCGATTGGCGTGGTCAAGAACCAACCGTCGAAGCGTTATTGGAGCGTCGAGGTCTGACGGATCCAAGTATCGACTAA
- a CDS encoding NAD(P)/FAD-dependent oxidoreductase has product MKERIVIVGGGAGGLELATQLGRKLGRKGKAQITLIDRNTTHLWKPLLHEVASGALDSRLAEVDYRGQSAREGFQFLIGTLEHVDKDAKTVTLAAINNSEGEEVLSTRNVPYDRLILAVGSVTADFGTPGVKENCYFLDSLKQADAFHAELLDEFLRVNQALEDGKEAELSLAIVGGGATGVELAAELVHSVSLLSIYGLKHLNRSHFKVQLIEAGERLLPALPERLSTSVLKKLRKLGVEVILNNPVKEVTKQQLCLSEGEPITADMMVWAAGVRAPDITQSWNLQLRKNNQIEVNEYLQSVSDKSIYAMGDCSACRIDDERWVPPRAQSAHQMAECLYKNISREYAGRDPKPFRYKDRGSLVSLSRFSAVGNLMQSKSVSMSIEGTLARWAYASLYRMHQRALHGWWKMFLILLVDKLNHAVKPRLKLH; this is encoded by the coding sequence ATGAAGGAACGGATCGTAATTGTTGGCGGTGGCGCAGGCGGACTCGAGTTAGCGACACAGCTAGGTCGTAAATTGGGACGTAAAGGTAAAGCTCAAATTACCTTGATTGATCGCAATACAACGCATCTCTGGAAACCGCTATTGCATGAGGTTGCTTCTGGCGCTTTAGACTCAAGGTTGGCGGAGGTTGATTATCGAGGACAAAGCGCCCGGGAAGGCTTTCAGTTTCTGATTGGTACGTTGGAACATGTTGATAAAGATGCGAAAACGGTCACCCTTGCGGCCATTAATAATAGTGAAGGTGAGGAAGTTCTGAGTACAAGAAACGTGCCTTATGATCGTTTGATTCTAGCCGTTGGCAGTGTGACCGCCGATTTCGGTACCCCTGGAGTTAAAGAAAATTGCTATTTTTTGGACTCTTTAAAACAAGCGGACGCGTTTCATGCTGAGCTACTCGATGAGTTCTTAAGAGTGAACCAAGCTCTCGAAGACGGTAAAGAGGCTGAATTGTCATTGGCTATTGTTGGCGGCGGTGCGACTGGTGTCGAGTTAGCCGCCGAGCTTGTGCACTCGGTGTCCTTATTGTCTATTTACGGACTCAAACATCTCAATAGAAGCCATTTTAAGGTTCAGTTGATTGAGGCTGGAGAGAGATTATTACCGGCTTTACCGGAACGTTTATCCACTTCAGTTCTGAAGAAACTCCGTAAGTTGGGTGTGGAAGTCATCTTGAATAACCCGGTTAAAGAGGTGACGAAACAGCAGCTTTGCCTCTCGGAGGGGGAGCCAATAACGGCCGATATGATGGTATGGGCAGCAGGTGTCAGAGCGCCGGATATTACGCAGTCCTGGAATTTACAACTTAGAAAAAACAATCAAATAGAAGTTAATGAGTACCTTCAGTCCGTTTCAGATAAGTCCATTTACGCAATGGGCGATTGCTCGGCCTGCCGGATTGACGACGAACGCTGGGTGCCGCCGCGTGCTCAATCTGCGCATCAGATGGCCGAATGTTTATACAAAAATATTTCACGAGAATACGCTGGCCGCGATCCCAAACCTTTTCGTTACAAAGACAGAGGCTCGCTAGTTTCGCTGAGTCGCTTTTCGGCGGTTGGTAATTTAATGCAAAGCAAAAGTGTGTCTATGTCGATTGAAGGCACACTGGCACGATGGGCCTACGCGAGCTTGTATCGCATGCATCAGCGAGCGTTGCATGGTTGGTGGAAAATGTTTTTAATTCTGTTGGTGGACAAGCTAAACCATGCGGTAAAACCCCGTCTGAAGTTGCATTGA
- the dnaE gene encoding DNA polymerase III subunit alpha: protein MTAPNFIHLRIHSDFSMVDGLAKVGPICDAVADAGMPALAITDQMNFCGLVRYYGTAHKLGLKPIIGCDFWVQHSYPEGEIFRLTALAMDNDGYQQITQLMSKAYLRGHIADKPVIDKDWLKEHNQGIILLSGAREGDIGHALLRNDDKELDAALDFYQEYFPDRFYLELVRTGRPKEEDYLHKAVKLAGETQIPVVATNEVVFLKEENFDAHEIRVSIHDGYQLEDRRRPKKYSPQQYLKTAEEMAELFSDIPEALENTVEIAKRCNVTVRLGEYFLPKFPTGDMTTEDYLVKVSEEGLEERLEFLFPDEEERAAKRPEYDERLVEELNVINGMGFPGYFLIVMEFIQWSKDNGIPVGPGRGSGAGSLVAYALKITDLDPLEFDLLFERFLNPERVSMPDFDVDFCMDRRDEVIDHVADLYGREAVSQIITFGTMAAKAAIRDVGRVLGHPYGFVDRISKLVPGDPGMTLEKAFEIEPQLGELYDQDGEVKAIIDMARILEGVTRNAGKHAGGVVISPTTITDFSPLYCDDEGKNPVTQFDKNDVESAGLVKFDFLGLRTLTIIQWAVDMVNARKEKAGEELIDITAIDLTDPACFKLLKKAETTAVFQLESRGMKELIKKLLPDSFEDIIALVALFRPGPLQSGMVDNFIDRKHGREEISYPDVKYQHDSLQPILEPTYGVILYQEQVMQIAQVLAGYTLGGADLLRRAMGKKKPEEMAKQREIFREGAAKNNIDPELAMKIFDLVEKFAGYGFNKSHSAAYALVSYQTLWMKTHYPAEFMAAVMSADMDNTDKIVTLADECERMGLELLPPDVNKGAYKFTVDEQQRVVYGIGAIKGVGEAPIESIIQARNEGGPFKDLFDFCCRVNLKKMNKRVLERLIRAGAMDNLGPHRAALMATLEKAIRQAEQHLQAEQIGQSDMFGVLTTEPEAVEQEFVQVRQWPEAVWLEGERETLGLYLTGHPINRFRSELTHYVSNTLSNVGPTPKDQSVAIAGLVIDIRVLTNKRGQRFAIVTLDDKTARMDVRLFSNEYESYQELLEKDRILWIKGEVRFDNFSNSNTMTAREVMAIEQARESYLRSLSITLTEDALENGVAGKLETVLAPYAKGTCPIKLRYNSSYAKAELSVEANWYVTPSDELIDELQSLLGNQQVSLEF from the coding sequence ATGACAGCACCAAACTTTATCCATTTACGCATTCACAGTGACTTCTCCATGGTCGATGGCTTAGCCAAAGTCGGCCCGATATGTGATGCTGTAGCTGACGCGGGTATGCCGGCATTAGCAATAACCGATCAAATGAACTTTTGCGGCCTGGTTCGTTATTACGGTACGGCGCATAAACTGGGATTAAAGCCTATTATCGGGTGTGACTTTTGGGTACAGCACAGCTACCCCGAAGGTGAGATATTCCGTTTGACGGCTTTGGCTATGGATAACGACGGTTATCAGCAAATTACACAGTTAATGTCGAAAGCTTATTTGCGAGGGCACATAGCGGATAAACCCGTTATTGATAAGGATTGGCTAAAAGAGCACAACCAAGGGATTATTTTGCTCTCCGGTGCCCGTGAAGGTGATATCGGCCATGCATTATTAAGAAACGATGATAAAGAACTTGATGCGGCATTGGATTTTTATCAAGAGTATTTCCCCGACCGCTTTTATCTTGAATTGGTGCGAACCGGGCGTCCTAAAGAAGAAGACTACTTGCACAAGGCAGTAAAACTAGCCGGTGAAACACAGATCCCCGTGGTTGCAACCAATGAAGTCGTTTTTCTGAAAGAAGAAAATTTTGACGCCCATGAGATTCGTGTATCTATTCATGACGGTTACCAGCTTGAAGATCGCCGCCGCCCCAAAAAATATTCGCCGCAGCAGTATCTAAAAACGGCCGAAGAAATGGCGGAGCTGTTCTCCGATATTCCTGAAGCGTTGGAAAATACCGTTGAAATCGCTAAGCGATGTAATGTGACAGTCCGCTTGGGCGAATACTTTCTGCCGAAATTTCCGACCGGAGATATGACGACGGAAGACTACTTGGTCAAAGTGTCTGAAGAAGGCTTAGAAGAGCGTCTTGAATTTCTTTTTCCTGACGAGGAGGAACGCGCGGCTAAACGTCCAGAATATGATGAGCGTCTAGTAGAAGAGCTTAACGTCATTAATGGGATGGGCTTCCCGGGCTACTTCCTCATCGTTATGGAGTTCATTCAGTGGAGTAAAGACAATGGCATACCCGTTGGTCCGGGGCGAGGGTCGGGTGCGGGGTCGTTAGTTGCTTACGCACTGAAAATTACCGATTTGGATCCGCTCGAGTTTGACCTGCTTTTCGAACGGTTTCTGAACCCTGAACGGGTCTCTATGCCGGACTTTGATGTGGACTTCTGTATGGATCGCCGTGATGAGGTTATTGACCACGTTGCCGATTTGTACGGTCGCGAAGCGGTATCGCAGATCATTACGTTTGGCACCATGGCTGCGAAAGCCGCAATACGTGATGTAGGGCGTGTCCTGGGACACCCGTATGGCTTTGTGGATCGCATATCGAAGTTAGTGCCCGGTGACCCGGGGATGACGCTGGAGAAGGCATTTGAAATAGAGCCTCAGCTGGGAGAATTGTACGATCAGGACGGTGAGGTCAAAGCCATTATTGATATGGCCAGGATTCTAGAAGGGGTCACACGTAATGCCGGTAAACACGCCGGTGGCGTGGTTATTTCGCCAACCACTATTACCGACTTCTCACCGCTGTATTGTGACGATGAAGGCAAAAACCCGGTCACCCAGTTCGATAAAAACGATGTTGAATCGGCAGGCTTGGTCAAGTTTGACTTTCTAGGCTTGCGAACACTGACCATTATTCAGTGGGCCGTCGATATGGTGAATGCCCGCAAGGAGAAAGCAGGCGAAGAGCTTATCGATATCACCGCTATCGATTTAACCGATCCGGCATGTTTCAAATTACTTAAAAAGGCCGAAACAACCGCCGTTTTCCAGTTGGAGTCGCGAGGCATGAAGGAGCTAATTAAGAAGCTTTTGCCTGACTCCTTTGAAGACATCATCGCATTGGTTGCTCTATTCCGACCGGGACCGTTGCAGTCGGGCATGGTCGATAACTTCATTGACCGAAAGCATGGTCGTGAAGAAATCTCTTATCCGGATGTTAAGTATCAGCACGACAGCTTGCAGCCGATTCTCGAACCGACATACGGCGTTATTTTGTACCAAGAGCAGGTTATGCAAATTGCACAGGTACTGGCGGGCTACACGCTGGGCGGCGCTGATTTGTTGCGTCGAGCTATGGGTAAGAAAAAGCCCGAGGAAATGGCAAAGCAGCGCGAGATTTTCCGGGAAGGGGCAGCGAAGAATAATATTGACCCTGAATTGGCGATGAAAATCTTCGATCTGGTAGAGAAGTTCGCCGGCTATGGGTTTAATAAATCGCACTCGGCCGCTTATGCCTTAGTGTCGTATCAAACGTTGTGGATGAAGACTCATTATCCGGCTGAATTTATGGCTGCGGTGATGTCAGCGGATATGGATAACACCGATAAAATTGTTACGCTGGCGGATGAGTGTGAGCGAATGGGTCTTGAATTATTGCCGCCAGACGTCAATAAGGGCGCCTATAAGTTTACTGTTGATGAACAACAGCGTGTTGTTTATGGCATTGGGGCTATTAAAGGTGTTGGCGAGGCGCCGATTGAGTCTATTATTCAAGCTAGAAATGAAGGTGGTCCGTTCAAAGATTTGTTCGACTTCTGTTGTCGGGTGAATTTGAAAAAAATGAATAAGCGGGTTCTGGAGCGGCTAATACGAGCAGGTGCTATGGATAATTTAGGACCACACCGCGCGGCGCTTATGGCGACGCTGGAAAAAGCCATTCGCCAGGCAGAGCAGCATTTGCAGGCAGAGCAAATTGGTCAGTCCGATATGTTTGGTGTGCTGACTACCGAGCCAGAAGCGGTCGAACAGGAGTTTGTGCAGGTACGCCAATGGCCGGAGGCCGTGTGGTTGGAAGGTGAACGGGAAACTCTTGGGCTTTACCTCACCGGACACCCCATTAACCGCTTTAGAAGTGAGTTGACGCATTATGTGTCAAATACTTTGTCTAATGTGGGACCAACACCAAAAGACCAAAGTGTTGCTATTGCGGGGCTCGTAATAGATATTCGCGTGCTGACAAACAAACGTGGCCAACGTTTTGCTATAGTAACGTTAGATGACAAGACGGCGCGCATGGATGTACGATTATTCAGCAATGAATACGAAAGTTATCAAGAATTGCTCGAAAAAGACCGAATTTTGTGGATAAAAGGTGAGGTCAGATTTGATAACTTTAGTAATAGCAATACAATGACCGCTAGAGAAGTGATGGCCATTGAGCAAGCGCGTGAGAGTTATTTACGCAGTTTGTCGATTACGCTGACTGAAGACGCACTTGAGAACGGTGTGGCAGGTAAGCTGGAAACAGTGCTGGCGCCTTATGCGAAAGGAACCTGCCCAATAAAGCTTCGTTATAACTCGTCGTATGCGAAGGCAGAATTGTCAGTGGAAGCGAATTGGTATGTGACGCCATCGGATGAATTAATAGACGAATTACAGAGCTTGCTGGGGAATCAGCAGGTTTCACTCGAATTTTAA
- the accA gene encoding acetyl-CoA carboxylase carboxyl transferase subunit alpha, producing the protein MSLNFLDFEQPIAELEAQIEELKSVGKRGELDINIEEEVQRLTKKSQELTEKIFSDLGAWQVAQLARHPLRPYTLDYIRMIFTEFDELAGDRTFANDEAIVGGMARLDGTPVMVIGQQKGRETKEKIRRNFGMPKPEGYRKALRLMETAERFNLPIITFIDTPGAYPGIGAEERGQSEAIARNLKVMSRLNVPIICTVIGEGGSGGALAIGVGDKVNMLQYSTYSVISPEGCASILWKSASKAPLAAEAMGVTAQRSKELGLIDAIIPEPLGGAHRHAEEMASRLKQQLLSDVKSLEGLSKSERLDQRYKKLMSFGYC; encoded by the coding sequence ATGAGCCTTAATTTTCTGGATTTTGAACAGCCAATAGCTGAGCTCGAAGCGCAGATCGAAGAATTAAAGTCAGTCGGTAAGCGCGGCGAACTTGACATTAATATTGAAGAAGAAGTTCAGCGTTTAACAAAGAAGAGCCAGGAGCTCACAGAAAAAATCTTTTCTGATTTAGGCGCCTGGCAGGTTGCGCAGTTGGCTCGCCATCCATTACGACCGTATACACTCGATTACATTCGGATGATTTTTACCGAGTTTGATGAGCTGGCGGGTGATAGAACGTTTGCGAATGACGAAGCTATTGTTGGCGGTATGGCACGCCTTGATGGCACACCGGTGATGGTGATTGGCCAGCAGAAAGGACGCGAGACCAAAGAGAAAATTCGCCGTAACTTTGGTATGCCAAAACCAGAGGGCTACCGAAAAGCGCTGCGATTAATGGAAACCGCGGAACGTTTTAATTTACCTATTATTACATTCATCGACACCCCAGGAGCCTACCCGGGCATTGGTGCCGAAGAGCGCGGACAAAGTGAAGCCATTGCACGTAACTTAAAAGTTATGTCGCGACTGAATGTGCCCATTATCTGTACGGTAATTGGTGAGGGAGGCTCAGGTGGTGCATTAGCGATTGGTGTTGGCGATAAAGTGAATATGTTGCAGTACAGCACTTACTCGGTTATTTCACCCGAAGGGTGTGCGTCTATTCTATGGAAGAGTGCCAGTAAAGCGCCATTAGCGGCAGAAGCCATGGGGGTTACCGCGCAGCGGAGTAAAGAGCTTGGCCTTATTGATGCCATTATTCCAGAGCCGTTGGGCGGGGCGCATCGCCACGCAGAGGAAATGGCGAGCCGTTTGAAGCAGCAGCTGCTGTCAGACGTGAAATCATTGGAAGGACTGAGTAAGTCTGAGCGTTTGGATCAGCGTTACAAAAAACTGATGTCGTTTGGGTACTGCTAA
- the tilS gene encoding tRNA lysidine(34) synthetase TilS, with protein sequence MSTDALYERFLKVINRLSLRPGQQIVAALGGGADSQTILDLLMRFRRDNPQYNYLAIHLDHSFHPDSGRWSDVIHEAAKAYGVDTIFELLEVPMKSRVSKEAIGRELRYKRLAELTESNAVLLLGQHKNDQIETFLLQLKRGSGPKGLASMAEIQPWEGERTICRPLLSTSKNEILGYAESNQLTWIEDDTNYDTTIERNFLRHDVIPTLEKRWPHFGMSVIRAARLCAEQQDVMNELLLEKLQVAQQEKSSDCFPLNILEGASAAMQRALLRTWLQTLGKSLPSYEQLEQIRRQSLNVRSDSQLEISCQGYWVRYFQNALWVDDGAPEAIFEVAISKPLTNFGEWGSLRVPESLLAESERLTISCIHPKSKLGKPGRSGRKKLIDWLKERGLAPWLRQRVPVLQSGDNCIWTPVTGWLLTDPENHKPPTLKPSWETSLQWLND encoded by the coding sequence ATGTCCACTGATGCGCTTTATGAGCGCTTCCTAAAGGTTATTAACCGACTATCTCTGCGCCCGGGGCAGCAAATTGTTGCTGCCTTAGGTGGTGGAGCCGACTCACAAACCATCCTCGATTTATTGATGCGCTTTCGGCGCGACAACCCGCAGTACAATTACTTAGCTATTCATTTGGATCATAGCTTTCATCCAGACTCAGGCCGATGGTCAGACGTTATTCACGAAGCTGCAAAGGCTTATGGGGTTGATACCATTTTTGAGCTTCTTGAAGTTCCCATGAAAAGTCGAGTGAGCAAAGAAGCTATTGGTCGAGAGCTTCGCTATAAGCGTTTGGCAGAGCTGACCGAATCTAATGCGGTGTTGCTGCTAGGGCAACATAAGAATGATCAAATAGAAACCTTTTTGCTGCAATTAAAACGAGGTAGTGGTCCTAAGGGTTTAGCGTCCATGGCTGAGATTCAGCCATGGGAAGGGGAACGCACGATTTGTCGACCGTTATTGAGTACCAGTAAAAATGAAATCTTAGGGTACGCCGAGTCTAATCAGTTAACCTGGATTGAAGACGACACCAACTACGACACGACAATTGAGCGTAACTTCTTAAGGCATGACGTTATTCCTACATTAGAAAAACGCTGGCCACACTTTGGTATGAGTGTCATTCGTGCCGCCAGGCTGTGTGCCGAACAGCAGGATGTCATGAATGAGTTGCTTCTGGAAAAGTTACAGGTGGCTCAGCAAGAGAAGAGCTCTGATTGTTTTCCTCTAAATATACTCGAAGGCGCATCGGCGGCAATGCAACGTGCATTACTGCGCACCTGGCTTCAAACGCTCGGCAAAAGTTTGCCGAGTTATGAGCAACTCGAGCAAATAAGGCGGCAAAGTTTGAACGTTCGTTCAGACAGTCAGCTGGAAATTAGCTGCCAAGGTTATTGGGTTCGGTATTTTCAGAACGCTCTATGGGTTGATGACGGTGCTCCGGAAGCTATTTTCGAAGTAGCCATTTCCAAGCCCTTGACAAATTTTGGCGAGTGGGGAAGTTTGCGGGTTCCTGAAAGCTTATTGGCGGAGTCGGAACGACTTACCATCAGTTGCATCCATCCGAAAAGCAAACTTGGCAAGCCTGGGCGGAGCGGACGCAAGAAGTTAATAGACTGGCTGAAAGAAAGAGGTTTAGCGCCCTGGTTGAGGCAGCGGGTGCCAGTTTTACAATCTGGCGACAACTGTATCTGGACACCTGTCACAGGCTGGTTGCTCACAGATCCCGAAAACCACAAACCGCCGACGTTAAAACCAAGCTGGGAAACGTCGCTACAATGGCTAAATGATTAG
- a CDS encoding GGDEF domain-containing protein: protein MLGKAVIRDRLNSAINKTQALVSQLTSTDDIRTNSTSLSEKLQTTLDITSLLSIYSHAVLERMPVKAMQFVSDDQVINLCGQYDESNFEYAVMLYADDQYLGQMLYQFKQPASYAVKLRLEQMHKQLTFPLRNSMAYSKVRQAAVKDHLTGVGNRSLLDETLAHITAKLKRDPQKDVSIVLIDMDNFKQVNDNFGHQQGDEVLQQFAQLIKHQLRDTDRVFRYGGDEFVLVLEDTPKSQVSEIIERIKKAISRDSKLMSLNVAFSSGAIQMESFHSADDVLDEVDKRLYEAKSLRSRVN, encoded by the coding sequence ATGTTAGGTAAAGCTGTAATTAGAGATCGCTTAAACTCTGCTATTAACAAAACTCAGGCGTTGGTCAGCCAACTCACCTCAACTGACGACATTAGAACAAATTCAACGTCGTTGAGCGAGAAGTTACAGACAACGCTTGATATTACCTCTTTGCTGTCAATTTACAGTCATGCCGTTTTAGAGCGAATGCCTGTCAAAGCGATGCAATTTGTCTCCGATGATCAAGTAATTAACTTATGCGGTCAATACGACGAAAGTAACTTTGAATATGCGGTTATGCTTTACGCTGACGACCAATATCTTGGACAGATGCTTTACCAATTCAAGCAACCGGCGTCGTACGCTGTAAAACTTCGCCTTGAGCAAATGCATAAACAATTGACTTTCCCGTTGCGCAACTCCATGGCTTATTCCAAAGTTCGTCAGGCGGCGGTTAAAGACCACCTAACCGGCGTTGGCAACCGATCGCTGCTCGATGAAACTCTGGCACACATCACCGCCAAACTTAAGCGCGACCCTCAAAAAGATGTGAGTATTGTGCTTATCGACATGGATAACTTTAAACAGGTGAATGATAACTTTGGTCATCAACAGGGTGATGAAGTATTACAGCAGTTCGCTCAGCTTATTAAACATCAACTCAGGGACACCGATCGCGTTTTTCGCTACGGCGGCGATGAGTTCGTTTTGGTTTTGGAAGATACGCCCAAAAGCCAGGTGAGTGAAATTATTGAACGTATAAAGAAAGCCATTAGTCGCGATTCAAAGTTGATGTCTTTAAATGTTGCTTTTAGCTCAGGTGCTATACAGATGGAAAGCTTCCACTCGGCAGACGATGTTCTTGACGAAGTGGATAAGCGTTTGTACGAGGCAAAGTCATTGCGCTCTAGGGTGAACTAA